CGCATAGTGATACAAACCTTGTACGATTTTGGCTTCAGGTTACACCTGGCGAGCCGGGCAAGATACTGGAAGAATGTCCATTACTTTGACAAGGTGGCGAGCTCGCCCTGCATCCCGTTATTCACTCTCATGAGGCTCCCATGCGCCTGATTATCGCCGAGAAACCGAGCCTTGCCCGCGCCATCGCCGATGCCCTGCCCGGTCAGGCCAAGCGCAGTGACGGCGCCCTGACGGTCGGCGATACCACCGTGACCTGGTGCCTGGGTCACCTGCTCGAGCAGGCGCCGCCGGATGCCTATGACCCGGCCCTCAAGCAATGGCGCCTCGATCATCTGCCGATCCTTCCCGACCCCTGGCGCCTGATGCCAAGGCCCAAGGCGCGCGGCCAGCTGGCGGTGATTCGTCGGCTGCTCAAGGAGGCCAGCAGCGTGGTGCACGCCGGCGACCCGGATCGTGAAGGCCAACTATTGGTGCAGGAAGTACTCGACTACCTGAAGTGGCGCGGGCCGGTGGCGCGCCTCCTGGTCAACGATCTCAACCGCCCGGCGGTGGTCAAGGCACTCGGGCAGCTTGCCGACAACGCCGAGTTTCAGGCGCTGTATCGGGCCGCCGAGACCCGCTCCCGGGCCGACTGGCTGTATGGCATCAACCTGACCCGCGCCTGGACCCTGACCGGTCGCCAGGCGGGGCACGACGGCGTGCTCTCGGTGGGCCGGGTCCAGACGCCGGTGCTTGGGCTGGTGGTGCGCCGCGACGCCGAGATTGCCGCCTTCACGCCACGCCCCTTTCATGTGCTGTGGGTCGATCTGGCCGTCGAGCACGGCAACCTCAGGGCCTGGTGGCAGCCTGGCGAGCATCACCCGCTGGATGACCAGGGTCGCCTGCTCGAGCGCGCCCCCGCCGAGGCGCTGGCCGCACGCTTGCCGGGCAGCCAGGGTAAGCTCACCTCGCTCACTGCCAAGAAGAGCCGCCAGGCCGCTCCACTGCCCTACTCCCTGTCGGCGCTGCAGGTCGACGCGGCCCGTCGCTACAAGCTGTCGGCCAAGGCGGTGCTCGATACCTGCCAGAGCCTCTACGAGCGCCACAAGCTGATCACCTATCCGCGCTCGGACTGTCGCTATCTGCCCGCCGCTCACCATGGCCCATCGAGGCAGTCGCTGACCAACGCCTGTCAGGGCGATGCCACCCTGGGCCCCTGGCTTTCAGGCGCCGACTTCTCGTTGCGCTCCAAGGCCTTCAACGATGCCAAGGTCAGCGCCCACCACGCCCTTTCGCCCACCGGCACCCGACCGGACTTCTCGCGACTGTCGGCCACCGAGGCCAACGTCTTCCGGCTGATTGCCCGCAACGTGCTGGCGCAGTTCTATCCGCCGCTTGCGACCCGCGAGGTCAAGGCCGAGTTCACCATCCTCGAGGAGCGCTTTCGCGCCCAGGGCCGGGAGATTCTCGCCCCGGGCTGGAAACCGCTGTTCACCACCCGCGACGAGGCACCGCCGCTGCCGCCCTTGCGAGAGGGCGAGCCGGCAAGCGTCCAGGAGGTCGGCGTCGAGGATCGCGAGACCCGGCCGCCGGAACCCTTCAACGATGCCAGCCTGATCAAGGCGATGATGAACATCGCCCGCTATGTTCAGGATCCGGCGGTCAAGCGCACCCTGAAGGACTCCGATGGCCTGGGCACCGAGGCGACCCGCGCCGGCATCATCGAGACGCTGCTCGATCGCGGCTATCTGGTGCGCCAGCAGCAGGCCCTGCGCGCCACCCAGATCGGCCATGCGCTGATCAACGCCCTGCCCGAGGCGGTCGGCCGCGCCGAGCGCACCGCGCTCTGGGAGCAGCGCCTGACCGACATCGCCGAGACCGGCAGCGACCCGTCGCCCTTCCTCTCAGGCCTGGTCGAGGACCTGCGAAGCCTGCTGGGCGCTGCCGATGCCGGGCGCATGCGCAGCGCCCTGAGTGACGCACGCGGTGTCGCCCCGGCCGCGCCGAGTGCCGCCACGTCGCGGCGCAAGACGCGCCGGCAGGGCACGGGAAAAGGGGCGCGCGCCTCTTCCAAGCGCACCTCTGCCAAGGGCGCATCGACCAATAGCTCATCGACCAAGAGCACTGCCGGCAAGACGACCGGCAGCACAGGCACGCGACGCAAGGCCGGCGGTTCGGGCCGGCGCGGCAAGAAGACGGACGACGCATGAACACGACGACGGACAGCACCACGCACGCTCGCCCCGCTCACCAGGCGCAACCCGAGCGGCCCAGCCACTGGATCCTCGGCCCCGGGGCCGTGGGACGACTGCTTGCCATGCAGCTGGCGGCCCAGGTGCCGGTGACACTGATTGGGCGTCGCGAGCCGCCAAGCCGGCTGACCCTGACCACGCCCGAGGGCGAGCACCTCGCGCGCGCACTGCCCGGCGCCACGCTTGAGACCCTGCCGGCGACGCCCCCGGCGATGATCCACCTGACCACTAAGGCGCATGGTGCCGAGGCGGCCATCGAAGCCCTGACCGGTCGAGTGCCTGCCACCACACCGCTGGTGCTGTGGCAGAACGGCTTTAGCGTTCAGGAGGCCATGACCCGGTCCTGGCCCGGCCCGGTGCTCTGCGCCAGCACCACCGAGGGCGCCTTCGTGGACGACACGCCACAGCGTCAGGCCGTGGTGCACGCCGGCCATGGTCGCACCGTGATCGGCCACCTCGACGGCGCCTACCCTGAGCTTGCCGAGTCGCTGGCCAGCACCCTGAGTGCAGCGGGCCTGCCCTGTCAGGCAGTCGATAACATCCGCGTCAGGCTGTGGCACAAGCTCGCGGTCAATGCCGCCATTAATCCGCTGGTGGCGCGCTTTCGGATCCGCAACGGCCAGCTCAGGGATCGTCCCTTCCGGCCGATGGTCGAGGCGCTGGTGACAGAACTCGCCTTGATCATGGCCGTCGAAGGCATCCCCGCCCCGCCCGACGGCTGGTCGGCGCCGGTGTGGAGTGTGGTCGCGGGCACCGCCAACAATCGCGCCTCAATGCTCCAGGACGTGCTGGCGGGCCGACCCACCGAGATTGATGCCATCCTCGGGCCGCTCCTCCAAACGGCCCGCCGGCACGCGATGCCCTGCCCGCATCTCGAGGCCCTGCAGGCCGGAGGTTGAAGCACCGACGCTGCGCCCGCCCCCAACCAAGACGCGCCGACCCGCAAGGCCGAGCATGCCAAGCGGCAGCGCGATACCAACGCCACGCACGACAGGTTCCGGCTCGGGAAGTAGGGCCGCGAGGCAAGCAACTTCGGCGATATGACATCTTGGCCCTCTGGTGGCCAGGCGGTATGTTCAGCTGTGATTCAGCCCCCCCTTACCATGGGAACTCCCTTCGCCAGACGACGAGGCCTGATCAAGCGCAAGACAATCTGGCAATGCCTCTGAGCCTCGCCACTACCGCGGCCCTGGCCAGTGGCGAACCCGGCGGTAAGGATGATGATCGCGGGGGCCGCCAGATCGTATTGCCGACCGCCGCGGCGCGCACAAATTCCTCCAGCGGTTCAGACTGAATTCAGTTTACCCCGGCATGATCGACTCCTCTCCCTTCACTCATCGCGAAGGGAGCGACCATGGCCGCCGCGAAGCTCCCTCGCTTCTCCTATCACGTCGCCAGCGACTCACGTCGGGTGCCGCCCTGGGCCTGCTCCCGGCCCAGACCAATCCTTGCGGCCCGGTCGCTATGGCAGCGGCGACATGGCGTGACGGGTCGAATCAAGATCGAGAGAAGCCGCTGACATGGTAGCCTTGGCCGTATCGCCACGCGTTGCAGCAAGCGCTTCCCCTCCAGCCACCTATAGCTACGATGGCAGACTGGCAGGAAAAAAGGCCCAAGCGACTTGAAAGCCGGGAAGACAACCATTCGAGACCC
Above is a window of Halomonas sp. I5-271120 DNA encoding:
- a CDS encoding ketopantoate reductase family protein encodes the protein MNTTTDSTTHARPAHQAQPERPSHWILGPGAVGRLLAMQLAAQVPVTLIGRREPPSRLTLTTPEGEHLARALPGATLETLPATPPAMIHLTTKAHGAEAAIEALTGRVPATTPLVLWQNGFSVQEAMTRSWPGPVLCASTTEGAFVDDTPQRQAVVHAGHGRTVIGHLDGAYPELAESLASTLSAAGLPCQAVDNIRVRLWHKLAVNAAINPLVARFRIRNGQLRDRPFRPMVEALVTELALIMAVEGIPAPPDGWSAPVWSVVAGTANNRASMLQDVLAGRPTEIDAILGPLLQTARRHAMPCPHLEALQAGG
- a CDS encoding DNA topoisomerase III, with amino-acid sequence MRLIIAEKPSLARAIADALPGQAKRSDGALTVGDTTVTWCLGHLLEQAPPDAYDPALKQWRLDHLPILPDPWRLMPRPKARGQLAVIRRLLKEASSVVHAGDPDREGQLLVQEVLDYLKWRGPVARLLVNDLNRPAVVKALGQLADNAEFQALYRAAETRSRADWLYGINLTRAWTLTGRQAGHDGVLSVGRVQTPVLGLVVRRDAEIAAFTPRPFHVLWVDLAVEHGNLRAWWQPGEHHPLDDQGRLLERAPAEALAARLPGSQGKLTSLTAKKSRQAAPLPYSLSALQVDAARRYKLSAKAVLDTCQSLYERHKLITYPRSDCRYLPAAHHGPSRQSLTNACQGDATLGPWLSGADFSLRSKAFNDAKVSAHHALSPTGTRPDFSRLSATEANVFRLIARNVLAQFYPPLATREVKAEFTILEERFRAQGREILAPGWKPLFTTRDEAPPLPPLREGEPASVQEVGVEDRETRPPEPFNDASLIKAMMNIARYVQDPAVKRTLKDSDGLGTEATRAGIIETLLDRGYLVRQQQALRATQIGHALINALPEAVGRAERTALWEQRLTDIAETGSDPSPFLSGLVEDLRSLLGAADAGRMRSALSDARGVAPAAPSAATSRRKTRRQGTGKGARASSKRTSAKGASTNSSSTKSTAGKTTGSTGTRRKAGGSGRRGKKTDDA